The Verrucomicrobiia bacterium sequence AAAAAGGATAAGATCGACTTTTTCGGTTAAAGCTTTTTGCAAGTGAGTTTGAAGTTGAGAGTAATCATCGGGCAAAAGATGGGACGATAATAATTTGCCACCGCTTTTGGGGATTAAATTTTTTAATAAAAGTGTGTTGGTATCGCGAATTTGGTAAGGAGCAGGGGTGGCATCAGGCGAAACCAATTCGTCACCCGTGCTTAAGATGGCAATACGAGGTTGACGAAAAACGGATAGGTGAGTTTGGCCTATGGAAGCCGCAATGGCAAGTTGAGCGGCGTGCAGAGGAGTTCCCTTTTTTAGTAAGCAATCTCCTTTTTTATAATCTTCACCTTTTTGGCGAATATTCATTTTGGGGTAAGCTTGGGAGATTTTGACGCGATCGGCTTCTGTTTGCACTTCTTCTTGCATCACTACGCCATTGGCGCCTTGGGGAAGTGGCGCACCGGTAAAAATTCTAGCGCAATTGCCTGAAATGAGCGGATGTTTGGGAGATTGACCGGCATGAATGATTTCTGAAATAGTAAAGGCGCCCGGTACTTCTTCTGCGATGACAGCGTAACCGTCGACGGCAGAACGCGCAAAAGGTGGGAAATCTTCGTCAGCAGAAATGGACATCGCTAACACACGATTTTCGGCTTCGGTTAGAGCGATAGTTTCGTTAGCTAATGGAACAAGGGATTGTAGAATATGAGATTGAGCTTCTTGGACGGTTAGCATGGAAAAATAGTGCTCGTGTTTTGGCGTGGGTGCAATCAGGATTATTAATTATGAGACGGGTTAGTATCATTTTATTTTTTGCAAGTTATTTGTCGGCGTTTGCTGCAGAACCCTCTTTTTTAGAGGTGGGAGCGGATGTGAGTTTGAGAGGGGTTTTAAGTGATTTATCGGAAATTTTCGCGGGTAGCGCTTCTAATATTCAAGTGCGCCTTAATTTGGCTCCAAGCGGTGTTTTGCGAGAAAAAATTGCAGAAGGGAAAGAGGTTCTCGATATTTTTATTGCAACTTCTCAAGGCGAGATTGCTGCGCTTGCTAAGTTGGGCAAGATTCGTGACGCTTCCCAAACGCGCTTAGCCGAAACGCGAGTGGTTTTGGTTTCCGCTTGGCCGGTGAAAGGGAATCAAGATTGGATGGAGTTAGCGGAAACGCAGTGGAAACGGATGGTGATTGCAAATCCCGAGACGACGATGTCAGGGGTAGTGGCTCAAAATTTGTTGGGTGCGGAAGGGTTTTTGGAGAATTGGTCAGGACAAATTATTTATGAAAATTCTTCGGAAAAAGTTTTGGATTGGATTAAGCGAGCGAAAGCGGATGCTGGAGTTTTGTATAGCAGTGACACGTTTCACCTGCGACCTAGCGAAACCTTTCATATGTTTGAGTTGGATCCGATGCGCAGTTTTCCTGTTATTTATTATGGTGCGACGTTAAGCGCTTCTTCTCATATTGAGGAAAGTGGAAAATTTTTAAATTTTATTTCGTCGGAAGCACAACGAAAAATTTGGCAGAAATGGGGATTTCAATTTTGAAATGCAATATTTGTGTTGCTGCGAAGGATTTTTCTTCAAGTTAAAGCATGGAGCCATGGGGATTCGAACCCCAGACCTTCTCAATGCCATTGAGACGCTCTACCAACTGAGCTATGACCCCTTGTTTGAGAGAAGTATATTTTTATCTAACCGCTTGCTTCCTTCCGAGTCAACGCTTAATAATAGGCTTCATGCGTAGGTTGTTAATTTTCATTTCACTGGGGCTGCTGCTAGTTGGCTGTTCTCCTGAGGCGAGAAAGGAATCGCAAAATAATGACTACGAATCGAGCACGTTTAAGCGGGCTAAAGAAAAGTATGAGCTTCGCGATTATCGAGGGGCGATTTCGTTATATGAAGAGGTGTTGCGTGATAATCCGTTGATGGCTAAAGCGCATTTGGAGCTAGGTTTAATTTATAATGATAAAATAGGAGATCCGGTTTCTGCGATTTATCATTTTCGACGATATCTCAAGCTGAAGCCCAATGCGGAACGCGCTAAAATAATCGAGGAATGGATTGCGCGTGCCGAGTTGGCCATTGCTTCTTCGCAACCTAATTCGCCCATGGAAAGCACCGAACAATTTGTTCAACTACAAAAAGAAAACCTGCTTTTGAAACAATCTACGGAAAAATTGCAACAAGAGTTGAATGCGTTGAGATATCAAGTGGTAGAAACTAAAAAATTGCCGATTTCATCAGTCGATGCTTCGGTTGCTACAGAAAAAACTGCTGTCTCAATGCCTGTGCCAACAACTCCAGCAACCAACACGGTGGTATTGCGATTAGTGACAAATTCGGCAACGGCATCCCCCACGATAGCAAAAACTGAAAAATCCGAAGTTTCTATCGCTGTTCCGATTGCTTCAAAGAAACATACCGTTTTAGCTGGTGAAACGTTGTGGCGAATTGCCGTGCGTTATTATCCTGAACAGGTAAAAGAGGGGACTCAGAAAATTATGGAGGCGAACGGATTAAGCGATGCAGCAAAAATTAAAAGTGGGCAAGTATTGATTATTCCTCAATAGCGCGTAAGAGAAAAATAGAAAATTTTATGAAAAAAGATCAAGATGATTTGTTGCCCCCAATGGGGCGTCATTCGACTCAGGAAGAGTTAACCGAACAGGTTCAGCGAGCTCAGCAGCAATTAATGGATTTGCAGCGGCAGCAGGAACTCATTGAAGCTCAAAAACGAGAACTCGAAGAGTTAGCTGAACGACAACAGGAAGTGCGTTCCGGTAGAAAGGAAATGGTGGAAAAATTGCGCCGTGCATTAGTAGTTTTGGAACGTGAAGAAGAGGCCGTGAAACGTGAAGTAGAGCAAATCAGTCAAACTAAACTTTCTTTTTTGGATACTTTGGCTTCCGTGGATCAGATTACACCTGAAGAATGGGACACGAATCATTTAGCTGATGAATTAATGAATGCGTTGAGTCGTATCGACCATGCGCGCGCTGTTTATAATCAGCATAAAGTGAAGTTGAAGGTCTTGCGAGGCGAAGAGTTAGAATCGATTTCTTCGGAAAATGAAGCAGCGGGAGAAGCCGGAGGCAGCGCAGAATGGGCGGAGACTCCGAACGATTTTGGATTATGGTTTCGTCGCGGGTTTGCCTTGTCCTTGCCTTTGTTGCTTTTAGGAATTGTTTGGTTGATCT is a genomic window containing:
- a CDS encoding molybdopterin molybdotransferase MoeA, encoding MLTVQEAQSHILQSLVPLANETIALTEAENRVLAMSISADEDFPPFARSAVDGYAVIAEEVPGAFTISEIIHAGQSPKHPLISGNCARIFTGAPLPQGANGVVMQEEVQTEADRVKISQAYPKMNIRQKGEDYKKGDCLLKKGTPLHAAQLAIAASIGQTHLSVFRQPRIAILSTGDELVSPDATPAPYQIRDTNTLLLKNLIPKSGGKLLSSHLLPDDYSQLQTHLQKALTEKVDLILFSGGASVGEKDFTKKLLQENGFQVHFDQINIRPGKPLIFATRNNIAAFGIPGNPVSLLVCFYLFIQIAIQKMQGVEAKIHFLHSPLGKDFDYSPNLRETYWPARCETKKQETELFPLAWKGSGHIASFAYADALIQIPSGSGPFTKGKPLFWLPL
- the modA gene encoding molybdate ABC transporter substrate-binding protein, which gives rise to MRRVSIILFFASYLSAFAAEPSFLEVGADVSLRGVLSDLSEIFAGSASNIQVRLNLAPSGVLREKIAEGKEVLDIFIATSQGEIAALAKLGKIRDASQTRLAETRVVLVSAWPVKGNQDWMELAETQWKRMVIANPETTMSGVVAQNLLGAEGFLENWSGQIIYENSSEKVLDWIKRAKADAGVLYSSDTFHLRPSETFHMFELDPMRSFPVIYYGATLSASSHIEESGKFLNFISSEAQRKIWQKWGFQF
- a CDS encoding LysM peptidoglycan-binding domain-containing protein, which encodes MRRLLIFISLGLLLVGCSPEARKESQNNDYESSTFKRAKEKYELRDYRGAISLYEEVLRDNPLMAKAHLELGLIYNDKIGDPVSAIYHFRRYLKLKPNAERAKIIEEWIARAELAIASSQPNSPMESTEQFVQLQKENLLLKQSTEKLQQELNALRYQVVETKKLPISSVDASVATEKTAVSMPVPTTPATNTVVLRLVTNSATASPTIAKTEKSEVSIAVPIASKKHTVLAGETLWRIAVRYYPEQVKEGTQKIMEANGLSDAAKIKSGQVLIIPQ